The sequence below is a genomic window from Verrucomicrobiia bacterium.
GGAGGAACCCGAGCTTCTGGCGGCTGTCGCCCAGGCCCTTGCCCGTAATGCCGCCGCTGCCCAGAGCGACCATGGCTTCGTAGGCCTGCAGGCCCTTATCCCGCTTGGTCTCCTCGAGGTGCAACCAGGAATAGATGCGCTCAGAGCGCATGGGGTTGTGATAGATAAAAAGCCCTACCGCCAGGGCGGCGGCCACGACTGGGGGCAGGAAATACTTAAGCCGGATACCTGCTATCAGGAGGATGATTCCGCTTACGCAGGCTAACAGCAGCGCGTTGCCGACGTCGGGTTCTTTAAAGATCAGCCCCAAAACCAGGCCGATCAACAAACCCGGCACAAGGATGCCTCGCCTCCAGGACGGCATTTGTCGCTGGTAACGCTCCCCATACCAAGCCAGGACCAGGATGAGGGCCAGCTTTGCAAACTCCGAGGGTTGAAAAAGAGTGACTTGATGATAGCCCAGCCAACGCATGGCGCCATTGCGCTTCACACCGAAAGGGTGCACAAACACCAGCGCCAGCAACACCACTCCTAATATAAAAAGAGGCCATGCCAATTTCTTTAGGAGCTGATAGTCCAACAATGCAATCCCGACCCCCAGCACCACCCCGATGGCGCTCCCAACCAATTGTTTGAGCAGCAAATGCGTCCCGGCTTGTGCCATGCTCGCGCTGTAAAGCATCACAAGACCTAAGGCCAGCAACCCCGCCACGCAAAAGACCAGCATCGTCACGGCGAGTCTCATCGGTCCACCACCGGGCCTCTCCTGCTGTGGTCTCATTGATTGCCGATGGCTGATTCGCTAAACAAAATTCCAATCCCAGGGCTGCTGTTGCCCTGGGCTTGGCACAATTATTTACTGTGGCGGCGCCGTCCCGGTGGGAGCCGACGTGCTGCCAGCAGACGCCGGTGCCTGGACTGGAGCCGATTTCACCGGGATTTTGAGTTTCTGGCCGACTCGGATCCGGTCAGTCGTCAAACTATTGGCTGAACGCAGTGCGCGGACTGAAACCCCATACTGCCCGGCGATGCGGGTCAGGGTATCGCCGGATTTGACCGTGTAGATTTGCTCACCACTCGGGGTTTCAACAGGCGGGCCGCTGCCTCCAACCGCGCCGGGTGCCCCGCTCGGGGTCGCCGGGGGCGGGATGTGTAATGTCTGGCCTACCTTCAGCCGCGTCGGCTCCACACCCGGATTGGCATCGATAATCGCTTTGACGCTCACGTGGAATTTCCTCGCGATCGTGGTGAAGTTGTCGCCTTGAACGACGGTGTAGTCCGTTTGGGCCGGTGGCGGGGGAGGTACTGGTGTCGCCTCCACGGTCGCATTGGTTGGCACGGGCACCTCATTGGTGGCCGCCGGCGGCGCGTTGGTGGGCTCGAAAGACGGCGCCGCCGCTGCCGTTGTTGCGTTGGTATCTTCCGCCACTGCATTTGGCTCAGGCTCCTTTTTGCAGCCTTGCATCAGCAGCGCCAAAAGGCCGATACCGTGGATGGCCAGCACGACAAAGACGGCAATCTTCACCCGGGCACGGCCTTTGTTTTTAGGATCGAGCAGGGACCCTTGTGGAACAAGTGGACTAGGATTATTCATTTTAATGGACGTTTTTTGACTCTTCTAAGTGTAGTATCAATGGACGATGGCTTGCTTTGTGCCATGGTTTTGCTTGGAAAAACCACGAGCGCAAATCGTTAAATCTCCTGGCCGACAAAATCGGCCATGACTGAACTATGGCAAATCTACCAATCATATTGGGGTGACCACCCTGGACACCCCCAGGTATTGATTTTGCTGCCTGACAAATGCTTTCA
It includes:
- a CDS encoding LysM peptidoglycan-binding domain-containing protein — protein: MNNPSPLVPQGSLLDPKNKGRARVKIAVFVVLAIHGIGLLALLMQGCKKEPEPNAVAEDTNATTAAAAPSFEPTNAPPAATNEVPVPTNATVEATPVPPPPPAQTDYTVVQGDNFTTIARKFHVSVKAIIDANPGVEPTRLKVGQTLHIPPPATPSGAPGAVGGSGPPVETPSGEQIYTVKSGDTLTRIAGQYGVSVRALRSANSLTTDRIRVGQKLKIPVKSAPVQAPASAGSTSAPTGTAPPQ
- the ftsW gene encoding putative lipid II flippase FtsW, coding for MRPQQERPGGGPMRLAVTMLVFCVAGLLALGLVMLYSASMAQAGTHLLLKQLVGSAIGVVLGVGIALLDYQLLKKLAWPLFILGVVLLALVFVHPFGVKRNGAMRWLGYHQVTLFQPSEFAKLALILVLAWYGERYQRQMPSWRRGILVPGLLIGLVLGLIFKEPDVGNALLLACVSGIILLIAGIRLKYFLPPVVAAALAVGLFIYHNPMRSERIYSWLHLEETKRDKGLQAYEAMVALGSGGITGKGLGDSRQKLGFLPEHHTDFIFSIIGEELGLIATLLVVVAFVTVVSCGVYIAWHAPDTFGLLLGCGVAFLIGLQAFINIGVVTGALPNKGLPLPFISYGGSNLAIMLLSIGILLSIGRQGRVHERLADPAEGAMPALARSRGNPFKGAALP